The following proteins are encoded in a genomic region of Pyxicephalus adspersus chromosome 9, UCB_Pads_2.0, whole genome shotgun sequence:
- the LOC140338711 gene encoding serine/threonine-protein kinase D3-like, producing the protein MVLYLAAIALISSLLQVQIRRRFSVDKALSHPWMQDFQTWLDLRELETRVGQRYITHESDDARWQRFAEECGIEYPQHFVMGPQYDETEEEDEE; encoded by the exons atggttCTTTATCTTGCAGCAATTGCACTAATAAGCAGTTTGTTACAAGTGCAAATCAGAAGAAGATTCAGCGTGGATAAGGCTCTTAGTCACCCTTGGATGCAG GACTTTCAGACTTGGTTGGACCTTCGGGAATTAGAAACCAGAGTTGGCCAAAGATACATTACCCATGAGAGTGATGATGCACGTTGGCAAAGATTTGCTGAGGAATGTGGCATTGAATACCCACAACACTTTGTCATGGGACCCCAGTATGATGAAACtgaagaagaagatgaagaataa